Part of the Vigna unguiculata cultivar IT97K-499-35 chromosome 3, ASM411807v1, whole genome shotgun sequence genome, AATATAGTGTGCTCACCAGATTCCTCTACTTTAGTAACTGCAAGAGGATAACTTTTGCTTATTTTTCGCAGGCCCTCCACCATTTTTGGCAATTCACTTGGATTTAATGGTTCAGTAGCTGTTTTTACCACTGACAGTGTATTGAACTGAAGAGGCCGGAATATATACACATCTTCGTCATAATCCACATTACAAAGAGTAGCAGTTTTCATGATTGAAGCATCCACACCTTCAATTAGGACCCAAGAACCAGGAGGAGCCTCAGCTACTGGCATCCTGTCTCGGGCTTGATACACCCACAACTTAGTTACTTCTTTAACAGTCATATCCTCCTCATCATCCGGTGAGTATCCTTCTCCGAGAACACGTACAGTCTGTCCTGTCTGTATCTTGCCACTATAAACTCTACCAAAGGCATCAAACACACTACAATCAGATTTTGGATACAATTTGGTTACATTAACCATTAGGGGGCCATAAGCATCACACTGAGCCATGGCTTTGTAAATGGACGAGTCTTTAGGACCAGTATATATGTGGTCAACTTTCTTAGTTGCAGCATCCCTCGGGGAAGGTATATGTTGAACAAGCATATCAGTGAAACCTGAAGCTGGACCAAAAACTGAGCTACATGCCAGCCTTAGCAAGGGTCTGACATTTAATCTATAGGCCGCATTACTTAGTGTGACTCCTAGTTCAGCAAGTGTTGTCTCTACACTCTTTTTATGTTCCCCAATCACTTGGCTGTATATCTTGTAAAGAGGCTCAAGCACAAACTCTACAAAAGATCGCTCCCCTCCAGTGGCAGGGGGCTTCTTTTTGAATGCTCTCGTATCTGGATGAAAATAATAATCTCCCCACAGTCGAGAAGCAAATTTATTAGCTTCCAAAGGAATTCCATGCAGCTTCCCATACAACTTAGCAAATGACTGCAACGTAAAGGACCATCCAGCAGTAGCACTAGCAAAACAAACATTTCCAGCAACTGGATCTATAACTTGAACATCACCGGCAATCGAGGAGGCAGCAGATATGTGAGTATTAATAACCTCCAAAGTATGCCTTAGTTTATGATAAGCATCCTTCGGCGGCAACTTAAGTTCAGTTATAAGCCTGTCAACCTAGAgtcaaaacatgaaaaataagaCCAGAACTTAAACTCTCCCttaaaatcaatcaagaaataCTTTACCTTATTGATTACAACTACAATCGGCAACCGCTCCTGAATTGCATGACGTATTGCCCTTTCCGTGTTTACCTACAGACCACAACACACTGAAAGCTCAGTGTTTAGCAAATTGCAACCACACCACAACAATTAACTACAAAGCAACAATattcttttttggtttttcatATAAATCTCCCTTCAATGGCAATCTTATTCAAGAAATGGTTggacattaaaagaaaaaatccatTCTAACAGAGTTTCAAATCGTGGTTATGGGAGGACAAATCACAAGAAAATAACAACTCAATGTTCTTTAGTTTCTCCTATGTAGGCAACCCCTTTCGGAGCGTTGAAATGAAACACTAAACCTAAGCACCTCTCCTGGGAGATTCCAACCTGAGTTCATCACTTCAACTCCAATGCCTAAAAGTCTAAACACAAAAAAGTATAATGAGTCATACCATGACTCCTTCAGCAGCATCTACAATCAAGACAGCGCCATCAGCAAGCCTCAAAGCCGCGGTCATTTCATCGGAGAAATTAACATGGCCAGGCGTGTCCATGATGTTACACAAATACGACTTGGAGTTGCTATCCTCCAGCACAAGCGACATGGGAATAGCCTTGATCGAAATTTTCCTCTCCTGCTCATCAATCCGAGTGTCCGTATACCGCGTGTGCTTCTCGCTCTGAGGATCGAACGTGGACATGTGATGCGTCTGCTCCACGAGCATGTCCATGAACACCGTCTTCCCGTGCTGCAAGTGCCCCACCAGCGCCACGTTGCGCACAAGTGTAGGGTTCGACATGAGGCCCAGCAGGAACTGAGAGGAGACATAGGTGGAGGAGTCCTTCACTCCAACCTCGAACTTGATGTTCCTCACGGGCTTGATGATGGGTTGCTCCAGGGGCTGTTCATCCTCGTCCATTACTAGGGTTTCAACGTCGTCGCCGTACACCTCCTCCGCGGTGGGGTAGTACTTCTTGTCCTCCGCTAGCACCACCTGGTTCTCAACGTCCTCCGAGATCGTCGTCATCCATCCGTTGTTCGGATCCTCGCCGTCCGATGGGGCTCCCCCGTCGGACTGTCCATCGGCGTTGTCCTCGGCTTCGGCGTCGGAGTCACGGTCAGAGTCCTGGTCGGACTCCATCTCCGGGCCGATGTAGTTTCCGAACTCGTCGTACAAGCTATCGTCCATGGCGGAATGTGAAGCGTGGAGAGTGAAAGAGTGAGAATGCGAGGGAAATGTTCTCACCGTCGTTTCAAACAGACGGAGACGGGGATTTCGGGTTTTAGGGTAACGTAACCACTCGATAGCGCGGTTGGGGAGTTAGGATTTCAAGTGGACTGGACCAAGCCCGATATAAAATACAAGTAATTGCTTCCTGTACCCCACGATTACTAAATCCACGCCCACACTTGTAGAAAAAGGGAGAAAATACTTTAGAATAATAAGagagaaaatgtgaaaaaaaaatatcgttCTGTAAAGATTTTTTCAAATCACATTTCATGTGGAACGTTACGTCAAACTTGTTTTATCAAACCATTTCATGTGAAGTGTTTGGAAACAGAAAGCTCCAAAAAAATTgtcatcaaaattttcaaaacatttaattGGGAAgtcacttttataaaaattaaattgtcattttgaaaattttgaaggtgGACGAAAAATTTTTGAGAGTGAAAATATACTACTCATATttcatgattaaaaaattaacaaaaccaaTTACAGAGAAatctgaaaaattaaatttgtatgtaaAGTATCATGTCGTTATTTTGTTAAGTATGATTTACGAAAAGataagatataaattttaaaagtattgtagtcttctaataaaaaatatttcctataatatatttaaatttaattgtctTTCCATTGTTTCTTTAGTGTTgtccttttttttatacatattattaatttttaagtgtTATTTATTTCTCATATAAGAAataggtattttaatttatttaacaagaagaacaacaacacGTGTGTCACTGTAATTTAAGTATTCTCTTTTAAAGTATTATTGTTTAAGTTTTCTGAATAATTCTACTAAATTTCATCTtccattttctttaaataaaattgcaaattttatattttcctaTCTCATAAATTATACACTATTTACATTATTCCCTGAGTAACAACATCTCatcaagtcattttttttattggcttaaatacttttttggttctcattttcgcagtgtttgttgcgaatgatcctcattttgatcgaatgttatcatttttattgaatgtttaaaatgatcatcattttcgcaatttgtgttttatttagtcctttttctgtaacgccgtttaaatcattaacggaacattgtacaggtggcacggtttgtatcagggtgtgttacgtgtattgtacggtaattagatatttggggttaaacaagtgagctagggttttggtaatgAATTattgggcagttggtgagttttggcaatcttgttcctctattcccaattggtgttgtTACAATCTTCTTCTtactgcaatcccattatataggtatgttacggtcccaatcttcttcctttacctctggttgtaatcgttggaggcaaccaTGTTGTATCACTTCATGCattgttggtggttcaacgagaaattgATTAACCCCAATTTGTAGTTGCGGAGAGATGACAGCTTTAaggatggcaagaactccaaataatattggtagaaaattttgggtataatctgtttttatttttgtgttaataataaattggtgttaataataaattggttttaatttttgatttattgatttacagagtggtggttcgaataatgtgggctgcaactttttcaaatggtggtgtcgATGAAaagatgtcatcatcatgacacaaatgaggcatattaatgattttaaagtCCTatctgttttgtactattgttaaatgaagaaataaattagtttgattatgttgatattagtcccaacatgttcaaaatgacatcttaatctgagcattaaagtaagtgatattgatctaagcttggaaaaaattaaattgatctaagtctggaagaagttaaattcataacattaattcatcatcatcaaaatgcactagatcaatgtttggcaaaagtgaGATTAGAtgaagtttaaggaaagtccAAATGTAGTACAATGtttgactctccacttcattccgagctcaagaaagacgaagataaagaaatttccctaattgcaaaatttatcctaaattgaaaaattaacgttaattagccacctgtacagtacacgtaacacacctgATATAAATCGTGTCACCTATACAATtatccgttaatgatttaaacgacgttatagaaaatgaccaaataaaacacgaattgcaaaaatgatgaccattttaaacattcggtaaaaatgaggatcattttaaacattctgtccaAATGAgaatcatccgcaacaaacactacgaaaatgaggaccaaaaaggtatttaagctttttttcattcttttaaagTCTTAAGTATGATTGTGATTGAAGTAAATATTGTAGAATAaacataaaacaatttaaatgagttaaaattattaaaccttaacaaatacatttatttataagataaactttttaaaacatgTAATATTGTCTGTCATTTAGTATTTGTAGTCGGTAAATGTCATTGtttcttttatgtatttatagttatagatatattTTTCAACACAAAATTCATACGACggaaataaatacaataaataaaatcttgATTTTGTGAACATAAACTACGTTTATTTACATTTTCTGCAAACATCGGTTCGAATAGTATTGTAATcgataaatgatatatttataatcACTAACAAGAATCACACTTTTCTAGTTTCCCGAGTTTCTTATGCTATAAGAGATTTTccatgtgatttttttattctgtttgCAAATGATCTTTAAATTTACTGTGTATTGATTTTTGCATATcctctaaaattaaaaatattcgtaGCATACAAAAAAAATGCAACCAGTAAAAGAAACTCACTGCTGAATGAAATCGTGGTCCGAACAACAAAACTTCCTAAATGTGGATAccgttttaattatatttaaaataatagatcCGTATTTCACCTGATCAGATACGATGGAAAAtactaaaatgaaataaaagcaCTTTCAATAACACATCATACATATGTAGGATAACCATATTTATTCATAAGCTCCATATGCATAATTGCATCAGAAGCGATGGTCGTGGCGTGGTGGAGGGGCCGGagggtggtggccatgtggccCAGGAGCAGCTTCTGGCGGCGGAGCAGGTCCATGATTGGGTGGCCCGGGCGGGCCATGGTGAGGTGATGGGCCGGGCTGGTGGTGATGACCAGGAGCGGGCGGGCCATGGTGAGGTGGTGGGCCGGGTGGGCCTGGAGGGCCTGGCGGGGGAGGGTTGTGCATGTTTCTTCTCTTCGTTGAATTGATGAAGCAGACACTGAGGCTGAACGAaagcttatatatatattgaaaccACTAATTTCTAAAAACTGCAATTTTCGACGAAAGTAAATAACTTCTTCCTTATCTTCTAATAATCTACTAGTCAATGTGTCGGTTTTGTTGTTAGTAGTTGAATAACTAACATTCATCATACAACATGCCAAGAATTTAAGCTCCACTTGCAGGTTTATGTATCTATAATAACActtcttacaaattttaaatataaaacaatttcacCTCTTATCTATCcaactttcaaaatttattcagataaaaattagtaaataggaatttcataatactttacctaaatttacatttgaataatGATTTCGACACAACTTATTATCACGCCGTAGTTtagggaaaaagaaaaggagtacattttttttttaatttaaatatattgaatttgaattggatgtatttttaattattttaattaaataaaacaattaaaatttattgaattacttaattttattttttgaatttggtATTTCAATTACCGTAATTCAAGTgatttcttttttgtgtttcaCCAATGTTGTACATAgatcaaaacaattttatataaatccatttaactTGTTTTTGCATAAATGCATCGATTTTTTCACAATATGTTATGTTGAGTGTTTTGCACATAATAACTAATGTTTGTTTAGGGTAATaacttaagtaataaaatagttaaaaatggATATTGATATGTGATGTGTCTTAACATTATCACGATAAGAATGAAGTTGTCTTCTTACATTCACTATACTCAACAACTGTATTGTCTTAGAAAGAAATTGATTTTCACAATAATTTGTGTTTTTAGCATTGTGATAACTAACTTTGGCGAtatgatttttataatattccgagtgttttaacaaataataaacaattatttttaaggATAATTTACACGAGAGATTAACGTAACTTTTTAActaagattttcaaaatattaattttttttttcttttttcttatagtgtTTATCTTTATAAAGTCTACCTAACATAGAATTTAGATTTTACTTTGAATATTCCTAAAAACAAACTAATTTTTTCACGTgccatttaatttctaaaataaatgtCTAGAAGAACATAAAAGATAAAGTAAATTTTCAGGCCAATAATGTTGAGAAAGCTTATCACATATCAAATGGGTAATGTATGTATTTTAAACATTGTAGGTTGTCTTACGAGAGGaacaaaattgagaaaaagaaaaactacataaaagtaaaataaaaaattaaggagcGGTAAAACGATATTGATCCAATGACTAACTTGTTAGTCTGTGTTGAAAAGAATAGGCTGAGTTGAAGATTTTATCTGTCAATCCATTCTGATCTATTTCGTTCAGTATATCAATTTGACGAACCAAAATACGAATTAGTTCGTCTCAACTTGTTggtctatttttaaaaaataaaataaaaataattaagaaattaatttttatattctatttttaaaggtgtaaatatataatagtattataatCTAAATCATTAAcatctataaattaaattttaattattagttataatgaagtaatttaatatttaaatataataattattttaatttatctaattaaaaatattaattaatcaattaaatttttttaaaatattttatttgattaaatatatttttaatattaatttatacgtatatataaaaaattgaaaattaaaaaatttaaaaagaaataaaaaataaaaaaataactaatggGTCAGTTCGATCAAATCCGCTAGCCCGTCATCTATGAAATGAGTTATGATGATTGATTCGTTTCTGTTTGACAGTAAGGGTGACAAACATGCCAACCCGCCTGCTTTGGCCCGACACGTCTGTGGCCCGTCAAATAGAAACAAGTCAATAATTATAACCCGTCCCGTATAAGACGGACCGAGCTGGCCTGtccacttttttttctttatttttttaatttgttttcaaattttttaattttgtttatatatacatataaattattattaaaaatatatttaataaaataaaatattttttaaacttcaaCTCAACCTATTATTTTTAACACAAGCTGGTAGACTAGTGCATCGAATCCGATCCATTTTACCACCCGTATTTGACATACCACTCTCATCCTATTCATTTTTTACTGACTACGAACACACCAAATCTAAAGAGAACAAATTAACCCGTTTTGTCATAAAACCCGTCGGCTTATTTGAATATTTGGCACATACTTCCATTAGTTAAAGTAGaccaagttttatttttattactttgacAATTATTTTCAAACCATGTGCTGGGATAGTAAACAGTTGACACAAAAGCAATGGTAAAGatcaatttcatttcaaaaatatcacTTGTACGGATATAACGGcaagaagaattaaaataaaaaaattgcaacatTTTTtcagtaattattttttctgcCCCCTTAAAAAATTTCCCCAAACCCGCTACCAAATAACAACTATctagttattaattaatataacaattttaaaacaccATTTTCTTATCACATAACCTGACCCTTCACGTACAAATTGAGCCGTGGAACTGACATGTCAAGAAAGAAcctagaaaagaaaagaaaaaaagaaaaaaagaaaaaagagagatagTTTAGGTGACACGTTTGCAGAGAATGAAAGAACATGTGACGTTGTACCCAATTTAAATTCAAACAGAGTAAGGAACAAAGGGTTTGTTTATTCATCATTTATGGTAGAAAGAAGAAACGGGCAACTATGTTTGGCGAACAAAGTCAATGGTGTACCGTATACAACATTGTTACAAAGcattgtttttttgttgtttttctataaattaCTTAGATTTGATTGAAGtaacaatttttgttttgatgacCCTGGCAAATTATTATGCTCTATTATCACGCATCTCTCTTTATTTCGACCACATCTATCACCAATtacacaacaaaacaaaaaacagacCACATTTTTATTTCCTCTTAGCTGTTATAGATTTGGCTTTTTGGTTCTCCAATCTGTCTTCTGCTATTATCATTtgcctctttttcttttccttttattttcaaacttaaCATCATCTCATTCATTACTTTTACCACTGTTGCGtacataataatgataatatataattcaacAATTCATATCTCTATTAACCTTTCAGAGCCTCTAAATGAATGTTTAGTTGAAATTTTATGCATTATTTGTTTTCacttaaaaatacatttaatctctaaagaatattatttatcatattttgaaacagatttagaaagaaaaaaaagtgagaaaagaAAGTGGTAATATTAAAAAGACAAGAAAGAAAACACTCTATGAGTGTTTGAATTGAGAGCCCCCAAAGTAGggaaataattgaaaatgaagaaaagctCCAAGTTGGTATGCTTTCCATTGTGATGAAGCAATAAGCATCCACATCTTACATCTAGCTACTTGGTTGTGGTGTGTTCTTTCTGTGTCTCTaatcttctcttctcttctcttatttttcttatctctCTTCAAGATCATGGGTTCCTCCTCCAGTAGACTTTCCACTCGCCCTTCTGCTTCTTCTACTCACAGGGTCAACCGTTTCAGATTATCGTCTCTTCTATGTGGCACCTCCACCTCTCGCTCCATTCATCAGGTACCCTTCTCCATCTTCCCCCAAAATCCCTTCTTCCACCCTATTTCCTTAACACCCTTTTCCTTTTTCACCTTCTCCTAcacttttaaaattcaaaaatttcatttttcacatctGGGTTTCATCCATCTCATCCCCTTCCTTCATCACAGggataaataaaagtaaagcaTATCTGATATGTGCCTGTTTTCTTTAAAATCCGTGGCCCCTTTTTTTGTGTATGCTAATCGATTGACATATTTTGTGTAAaagtattgattttttttattgggtagttgttttgtttttccggAATTGATCGTGTGAGATCATCTTTTATACATGAACTTGTTCGCAGTTTATGGGTTGTGTTGATTGTTATAGTTGCTGGAGCTTTTAGAATCTGGTAATTTATCAATTGAATTATACGGGTTGACGTATTTGAGCTTAATCAATGGAACAATCAGCTGTTGACGCCTAATTGCTCGTTGTATCATTCTTTGTCAATTATCGGGTTTGgcttattgttattgttttccccgGGTGGTTTTAATGGTTCAGTAAATGATGCAAATTTCTAACATCTGGAAAActtaaaatttcacaatttaCGAGATGTTGAACTGAACTCCTTCTCCATTCACTGGCTAGCAGTGACTCTCCTTTACTTTGTATTGATTTGTTTGGATTTTGGAGACGAGTTGGTCAATATTGAATCTATACAAAGATGCATTCCAAAGATTATCGAATACTTTCGTGAGGAAAACATAACTTGTTAGTATTGTTTGAAATTCTGTGCACTAGCTATGTTAAATTAATGGGGAAGACTGTTTGAATAGTTGAAGAGAGGTTGATGCAGGAAGTGATATTCTTATATTGTGTTTTTAGATGGAAGAACATTCATCTGAACTTCAGGTTCATTTAGCAAGAAATTTTGATGGTGAAATTCATAAAGTCACTGAGGAATCATCTTTATCATGTACAGAAGCTAGAATTAGCTGCAGTCCCCCTGCTGAAACTTCAACTTCATCTGGTATGAGAACCGAGTTCCATGGGAATACTAGTGCTGGAAGTTCTTATAGAAACGTTGCAACACAGATTCAGAGGAATCGCTTGTCTGAAAATGAGGAGCAAGCCCCTCCTTGTCAGGTAAGTAGTGCTGGTCATAGTGGTCGTGAATCATGTAGTGATAGTAGCAACACAGCTAGTACTTCATTTGTAGCACAGCAGTCTTCAGATCCAGTCTCTGTAAATGTTTCTGCTAACAAGGATGTAGTTAATGACGTTAATAATCCAGTGGTTAGAGGTGGTGGTGTCTCTCAAGTCTCTAATGAGACAGTGCATCCAAGAAGTTCAACCCCTCAGGAGCATGGGGAAATTTCAGTTGAGAATCACACTAGTGCATTCATATCTATCCAGAATTCTTCCAACTTTGTTTCTCAAGGTTCCAACTCAGCAGCAACGTCTCAAGGGCCAGAAGAAGAACCATGTCGTGAGACAATACCTTCAGGTTTAGGCATTCTCGTATCCAATCGGGAAAGAGGAACAGGAAACGATAGTGTGCTTCAAGTTGATGTAGTCACAATATCTTCCAACATTTTGTCTGGAAGCAATGCTGATGCCAATGATCATGACGTTAGAAGGAATGGAAGAAGGTTATTTTGGGATGCTTTTTCACGCCGTAGTTCTAGAAGGCTCGGTGATTCTCCAACCTTTGTCTTCTCTACCGGAGGCGCTGATGATCCTGGATCTCAAGATCGGTGGCTAGTTGATTTTGGTGGTGATTTGTCAAATGATGGGGTTGGAGGTGCTTCTGCATACATGGGCAGTAGAATTCACAGATTGAATGAACGAAGAATGCGGCACTCGAGATCGGAggtgattttgaaaatttggagcATAGAATGCCTCAAACTGCTTATATTATATAACATACTTGGATTTGTTCCTGGGTTCATGACCCCATTCTGTCATGTTGCTTAAGCTGTTTGATTACTTTTACAGATCTGGGATAGGCTTCGTGGCGGCTTTGACGAGATTGGGCGATGGAATTCATGTCCACTAGGACTCCATGCAGATGGCATGTGCTCATGTGAGTCTTCCCCAATGGCTGAGGAATCAAGCACTCGAGCAAGTATTTCAAGAATAGTCATGCTGGCTGAGGCTTTGTTTGAGGTTTCAACCTTCTCTCATATTTACTGTTTGCTGCCagaattgattcaatttagcTTCCCACTCCTTTTTTTCTTGCATTGTTTAAACCCTATACATCTAAAAGTTTAGTTTTTGTAGTGCTGAGATTTCATCTTGTGTTTTGGATTGCAGGTTTTAGATGAAATCCATCGACAACCTGGATCACTGTCTCTATCCATGGTCTCACTCCCTGCCCCTGAATCAATTGTTGATTCCTTTCCCCTGAAATCTCACAAAAAGGTTGAAATGGCTGACGGAGGCAATGATGTTGAACAGTAAGGGTCCTCATCCTAGTTCTTTTAAGCAAATACATGTGTAGAAGTAATGTGATAATGTGAATTCAGATTCTCTGCTGGATTTTTTAGTGAAATCCTCTactgagcattaaaaatacaccgattttgatatattaaacaaaatcaCTATCCATCAGTGTATTTTAAGCATAACAAAGGAACAGTATAGACAAACCCAgcagaaaattcaaattcatgttATGGTTTGTTAGCCTTTTATGGTTGAAGTGTATGATAGTTTGTTTGGCCTTGAACACTAATTTGGAACATGATAGATGTTACATATGTCTGGCG contains:
- the LOC114177725 gene encoding 110 kDa U5 small nuclear ribonucleoprotein component CLO encodes the protein MDDSLYDEFGNYIGPEMESDQDSDRDSDAEAEDNADGQSDGGAPSDGEDPNNGWMTTISEDVENQVVLAEDKKYYPTAEEVYGDDVETLVMDEDEQPLEQPIIKPVRNIKFEVGVKDSSTYVSSQFLLGLMSNPTLVRNVALVGHLQHGKTVFMDMLVEQTHHMSTFDPQSEKHTRYTDTRIDEQERKISIKAIPMSLVLEDSNSKSYLCNIMDTPGHVNFSDEMTAALRLADGAVLIVDAAEGVMVNTERAIRHAIQERLPIVVVINKVDRLITELKLPPKDAYHKLRHTLEVINTHISAASSIAGDVQVIDPVAGNVCFASATAGWSFTLQSFAKLYGKLHGIPLEANKFASRLWGDYYFHPDTRAFKKKPPATGGERSFVEFVLEPLYKIYSQVIGEHKKSVETTLAELGVTLSNAAYRLNVRPLLRLACSSVFGPASGFTDMLVQHIPSPRDAATKKVDHIYTGPKDSSIYKAMAQCDAYGPLMVNVTKLYPKSDCSVFDAFGRVYSGKIQTGQTVRVLGEGYSPDDEEDMTVKEVTKLWVYQARDRMPVAEAPPGSWVLIEGVDASIMKTATLCNVDYDEDVYIFRPLQFNTLSVVKTATEPLNPSELPKMVEGLRKISKSYPLAVTKVEESGEHTILGTGELYLDSIMKDLRELYSEVEVKVADPVVSFCETVVESSSMKCFAETPNKKNKITMITEPLERGLAEDIENGVVSTDWNRKKLGEFFQTKYDWDLLAARSIWAFGPDKQGPNILLDDTLPTEVDKSLLNAVKDSIVQGFQWGAREGPLCDEPIRNVKFKIVDARIAPEPLHRGSGQIIPTARRVAYSAFLMATPRLMEPVYYVEIQTPIDCVSAIYTVLSRRRGHVTADVPQPGTPAYIVKAFLPVIESFGFETDLRYHTQGQAFCLSVFDHWAIVPGDPLDKNIVLRPLEPAPIQHLAREFMVKTRRRKGMSEDVSINKFFDEAMMVELAQQAADLHQQMM
- the LOC114178267 gene encoding E3 ubiquitin-protein ligase RLIM-like isoform X1 translates to MKKSSKLIMGSSSSRLSTRPSASSTHRVNRFRLSSLLCGTSTSRSIHQMEEHSSELQVHLARNFDGEIHKVTEESSLSCTEARISCSPPAETSTSSGMRTEFHGNTSAGSSYRNVATQIQRNRLSENEEQAPPCQVSSAGHSGRESCSDSSNTASTSFVAQQSSDPVSVNVSANKDVVNDVNNPVVRGGGVSQVSNETVHPRSSTPQEHGEISVENHTSAFISIQNSSNFVSQGSNSAATSQGPEEEPCRETIPSGLGILVSNRERGTGNDSVLQVDVVTISSNILSGSNADANDHDVRRNGRRLFWDAFSRRSSRRLGDSPTFVFSTGGADDPGSQDRWLVDFGGDLSNDGVGGASAYMGSRIHRLNERRMRHSRSEIWDRLRGGFDEIGRWNSCPLGLHADGMCSCESSPMAEESSTRASISRIVMLAEALFEVLDEIHRQPGSLSLSMVSLPAPESIVDSFPLKSHKKVEMADGGNDVEQCYICLAEYEEGDQIRVLPCLHEYHMSCVDKWLKEIHGVCPLCRGNVCGGFTESSTNSEVQSH
- the LOC114178267 gene encoding uncharacterized protein LOC114178267 isoform X2, giving the protein MWHLHLSLHSSEARISCSPPAETSTSSGMRTEFHGNTSAGSSYRNVATQIQRNRLSENEEQAPPCQVSSAGHSGRESCSDSSNTASTSFVAQQSSDPVSVNVSANKDVVNDVNNPVVRGGGVSQVSNETVHPRSSTPQEHGEISVENHTSAFISIQNSSNFVSQGSNSAATSQGPEEEPCRETIPSGLGILVSNRERGTGNDSVLQVDVVTISSNILSGSNADANDHDVRRNGRRLFWDAFSRRSSRRLGDSPTFVFSTGGADDPGSQDRWLVDFGGDLSNDGVGGASAYMGSRIHRLNERRMRHSRSEIWDRLRGGFDEIGRWNSCPLGLHADGMCSCESSPMAEESSTRASISRIVMLAEALFEVLDEIHRQPGSLSLSMVSLPAPESIVDSFPLKSHKKVEMADGGNDVEQCYICLAEYEEGDQIRVLPCLHEYHMSCVDKWLKEIHGVCPLCRGNVCGGFTESSTNSEVQSH